In the genome of Solibacillus silvestris, one region contains:
- a CDS encoding quinolone resistance protein, with the protein MNTYKGTNKMIIGIVFGVITFWLFAQAMVNVVPAVQEDLGISLGTINIAISLSALFSGMFIVAAGGLADKIGRKKIAVIGYWLSILGSLCLVLAQGAVLLIIGRIIIGLSAAFIMPSTIALIKAYFEGADRQRALSYWSIGSWGGSGVASFAGGAIATSLGWRWIFIFSIVFALVGLFLLKDTPESKQESSGKFRFDYVGLGIFIVTMVALNILITYGADFGWTSGISLILMAVTVIGLITFIRVEMKKEVVLIDFAVFKNKAYTGATVSNFLLNAIAGTLVVANTYVQVGRGFNAFQSGLLSLGYLVTVLAMIRVGEKILQRVGAKKPMIWGGIITTVGVALMGLTFLPDVAYTIAVFVGFALFGLGLGIYATPSTDTSVSNAPSDKVGEAAGVYKMASSLGSAFGVAISMTAYGAASANGNLEIAATTGIIINVIFGVLSILSVLFLVPKNAGKSVD; encoded by the coding sequence ATGAACACATACAAAGGTACGAATAAAATGATCATCGGAATTGTATTCGGTGTTATTACATTCTGGTTATTTGCTCAAGCAATGGTAAACGTTGTACCAGCTGTTCAAGAGGATTTAGGCATTTCGCTTGGTACGATTAATATAGCGATTAGTTTATCGGCATTATTCTCAGGAATGTTTATCGTAGCGGCAGGTGGTCTTGCTGACAAAATAGGTCGTAAAAAAATAGCGGTCATCGGTTATTGGCTAAGTATTCTTGGTTCACTCTGTTTAGTATTGGCGCAAGGTGCTGTTTTATTAATAATCGGCCGAATTATTATCGGTCTTTCAGCTGCATTTATTATGCCATCTACAATTGCTTTAATCAAAGCTTACTTTGAAGGCGCGGACCGTCAAAGAGCATTAAGCTACTGGTCAATTGGTTCATGGGGAGGTTCCGGTGTTGCATCATTTGCAGGTGGTGCCATTGCGACTTCATTAGGGTGGAGATGGATTTTCATCTTCTCGATTGTATTCGCTCTAGTTGGTCTGTTTTTATTAAAAGACACACCTGAAAGTAAACAGGAGTCTTCAGGAAAATTCCGTTTTGACTACGTCGGTCTAGGCATTTTTATTGTCACAATGGTTGCATTAAATATTTTAATTACGTATGGTGCAGACTTTGGTTGGACAAGCGGCATTTCCTTAATTTTAATGGCAGTAACAGTAATTGGATTAATTACATTCATTCGAGTAGAGATGAAAAAAGAAGTTGTACTAATCGACTTTGCAGTATTTAAAAACAAAGCCTATACAGGTGCAACGGTATCGAACTTTTTACTTAATGCAATAGCGGGTACATTAGTAGTAGCCAATACGTATGTGCAGGTAGGACGTGGATTTAATGCTTTCCAATCAGGCTTACTTTCCCTTGGCTATTTAGTGACGGTACTGGCAATGATCCGTGTAGGGGAGAAAATACTTCAACGTGTTGGTGCTAAAAAACCGATGATTTGGGGTGGAATAATTACTACGGTCGGTGTTGCATTAATGGGATTAACATTCTTGCCGGATGTAGCGTATACAATCGCGGTATTCGTAGGATTTGCTTTATTCGGTCTTGGCTTAGGTATTTATGCAACACCGTCAACAGATACATCTGTATCCAATGCACCTTCTGACAAAGTTGGGGAAGCGGCAGGTGTATATAAAATGGCAAGTTCTTTAGGTAGTGCGTTCGGTGTAGCCATTTCCATGACAGCATACGGCGCGGCATCTGCAAACGGCAACCTGGAAATCGCCGCAACAACAGGGATCATCATTAACGTCATATTCGGTGTCCTTTCCATCCTATCAGTTTTATTCCTAGTTCCAAAAAACGCGGGGAAATCAGTCGATTAA
- a CDS encoding beta-xylosidase, whose amino-acid sequence MSNQLSEFQISLKEIHYLSPKVNQGLELIFVVEGQITVETDSHFYELNELDLLVINRNELFQIKGNPDNYVLSLTISDTFIDRFYKNYRDNRFECYSKEVHMGREKMLNNLRKWLIKLIISYYRQDESHQIEFQKYLCDILLTLIRGFKKKGSSSEKLDTNDQRLMQIIDYLERNYDQPITLEEMARKSYLSTAYLSRYFKQKMNMGFSRYLMTIRLKHSVKDLLYTNDTVSQISMNNGFPNTKSFTTLFKENYGMTPHVYREKHPVEKKDSFKEYPLEDAEQPVHSPEILGKLGVILNTLDQSYKNTQSKFEELSLDITAPGNIPISRPKHMVIAHELKELQKENIRAQILMAKREIGVDFVGISNLLKGEAISAEIETDEIIPTSSQYFKTDIALEFLKQQNLALFVRIDYQELSMDEENYLRKLEHFLKHCLQLYGGSYLSAWHFLFYEPYNTIVAADELKRVYFRLYHLIKGIVPDIHVGMFLPFSFEKEKTSEAHIWLLKEAEFVDFIGYHSNQNDVVDFKELNDDRFFLTKDYLKEKTEKIKAYLKKNGIKKPLHVISWNTLSGNTRLTNGRFFRAALVLENMLDISDEVESVGFWINTVVHESESDGQRIRIEGLELFHYFDGKRPAYFALMFAKRLNGKIVAQGPDYMMTKNERGYQLVLMNSKTVNPYYLIEETFLQMFNKDLFVKIKGMEPGEYQVRKYTFDREHGALYTNWIDLNSRYGLDMEVIDYINRSSYPQLEIFDEKIISDWSFYSYLTVNAIHFFDIRKAVL is encoded by the coding sequence ATGAGTAACCAGCTATCTGAATTTCAAATTTCCTTAAAGGAGATTCATTATTTATCACCAAAAGTAAATCAGGGGCTTGAGTTAATATTTGTTGTTGAAGGGCAGATTACTGTTGAGACAGATAGCCATTTTTATGAATTAAATGAACTTGATTTATTGGTTATTAATCGGAACGAACTCTTTCAGATAAAGGGAAATCCTGATAATTATGTGCTCAGTCTAACAATTTCGGATACATTTATCGACCGATTTTATAAAAATTACCGTGATAATCGCTTTGAATGCTACTCAAAGGAAGTGCATATGGGGCGCGAAAAAATGCTTAATAATCTTCGTAAGTGGCTTATTAAGTTAATTATTTCCTATTACCGTCAAGATGAAAGCCACCAAATTGAGTTTCAAAAATATTTATGTGATATCTTGCTTACGCTCATACGCGGCTTTAAGAAAAAAGGGAGCTCCTCAGAAAAATTGGATACAAATGATCAGCGGCTTATGCAAATTATCGATTACTTGGAAAGAAATTATGATCAGCCGATTACGTTGGAGGAAATGGCCCGAAAATCCTATTTGTCGACAGCTTATTTATCCCGTTATTTTAAACAAAAGATGAATATGGGGTTCAGTCGTTATTTAATGACAATCCGTCTAAAGCATAGTGTAAAAGATTTACTCTATACGAATGATACGGTATCACAAATCTCGATGAATAATGGATTTCCCAACACGAAATCATTTACGACCCTTTTTAAAGAAAACTATGGGATGACACCGCATGTCTATCGGGAGAAACATCCTGTAGAGAAGAAGGATTCATTTAAAGAGTACCCGCTGGAAGATGCGGAACAGCCAGTACATTCACCTGAAATTTTAGGCAAGTTAGGGGTTATTTTAAATACACTTGATCAATCGTATAAAAATACGCAATCGAAATTTGAAGAATTGTCATTGGATATAACAGCACCTGGCAATATTCCTATTTCAAGGCCCAAACATATGGTTATTGCGCATGAGTTGAAGGAATTACAAAAGGAAAATATCCGTGCACAAATTTTAATGGCGAAAAGAGAAATCGGGGTAGATTTTGTAGGAATCAGTAATTTACTAAAGGGAGAAGCGATTTCAGCTGAGATTGAAACAGATGAAATTATCCCGACAAGTTCACAATATTTTAAAACCGATATTGCCCTGGAATTTTTAAAGCAGCAAAACTTGGCACTTTTCGTAAGAATTGATTATCAGGAATTATCGATGGATGAAGAAAATTATCTCAGAAAGCTGGAGCATTTTTTGAAGCATTGTCTGCAATTATATGGTGGTTCCTATTTAAGCGCCTGGCATTTTCTCTTTTATGAACCATACAATACTATCGTGGCAGCAGATGAGCTAAAACGGGTTTATTTTAGGTTATACCATTTGATAAAAGGCATTGTACCGGATATTCATGTCGGTATGTTTTTACCTTTTTCCTTTGAAAAGGAGAAGACAAGCGAAGCGCATATATGGCTGTTAAAAGAGGCGGAATTTGTAGATTTTATAGGGTATCATTCGAATCAAAATGATGTTGTAGATTTTAAAGAGTTGAACGATGACCGCTTTTTCCTGACAAAAGATTATTTAAAAGAAAAAACAGAAAAAATAAAAGCGTATTTAAAGAAGAATGGAATTAAAAAGCCGCTTCATGTCATTTCATGGAATACTCTTTCCGGAAATACACGCCTGACAAACGGCCGCTTTTTCCGCGCAGCATTAGTATTGGAAAATATGCTGGACATATCAGATGAGGTGGAATCAGTAGGTTTTTGGATTAATACGGTTGTACATGAAAGTGAGAGTGACGGCCAACGTATCCGGATTGAAGGGCTAGAACTTTTCCATTATTTTGATGGAAAAAGACCGGCATATTTTGCGTTAATGTTTGCAAAAAGGCTAAACGGTAAGATTGTTGCCCAAGGACCTGATTACATGATGACAAAAAATGAACGTGGGTATCAGTTAGTGCTCATGAACAGTAAAACCGTGAATCCTTATTATTTAATTGAGGAAACGTTTTTGCAAATGTTCAATAAGGACTTATTTGTGAAAATTAAAGGAATGGAGCCTGGCGAATATCAAGTGCGAAAATACACGTTTGACCGTGAGCATGGCGCACTTTATACAAATTGGATTGATTTGAATAGCCGCTATGGATTGGATATGGAAGTCATTGATTATATTAACAGGTCAAGCTATCCTCAACTTGAAATTTTTGATGAAAAAATTATAAGTGATTGGTCTTTTTATTCATACTTAACGGTGAATGCCATTCATTTTTTTGATATAAGAAAAGCTGTTTTATAA
- a CDS encoding LysR family transcriptional regulator — MEFKDLEIFQLVAEKGTVTEVAKELNYVQSNITSRIQKLEVELNTPLFNRHRRGMTLTPEGKNLLSYSKKILLLTEEMKRAVLNKNEPIGKLEIGTVETVYHLPNILTSYMKSYQSVDLSLITGVTEKLEQKVLDYKLDGAFITASNIHPDLESYEVFDEELVLISNSPHLKLGELEGIPFLCFRKGCGYRARLETWYQDQNISPQKVMEFGTLETIIRSVSMGLGVSFVPKSAVAHLEQSGTIYCHSLPSEYSKVKTVFIRRADSYLTATIEKFIETIQHNRQIV, encoded by the coding sequence GTGGAATTTAAAGACTTGGAAATTTTCCAACTTGTTGCCGAGAAGGGAACAGTTACGGAAGTAGCGAAAGAATTAAATTATGTCCAATCGAATATTACATCAAGAATACAAAAACTTGAAGTAGAATTGAACACGCCATTATTTAACCGACATAGACGAGGGATGACTTTGACACCTGAAGGAAAAAATTTGTTATCTTATAGTAAGAAAATATTGCTATTAACGGAGGAAATGAAAAGAGCCGTTCTTAATAAAAATGAACCAATCGGAAAGCTTGAAATAGGTACGGTCGAAACGGTCTACCATTTACCGAATATATTAACTTCCTATATGAAAAGTTATCAAAGTGTCGATTTGTCATTAATAACAGGGGTAACAGAGAAATTGGAGCAAAAAGTACTGGATTATAAATTGGATGGAGCGTTTATAACCGCATCGAATATTCATCCGGATCTTGAGTCATATGAAGTATTTGATGAAGAGCTTGTATTAATTTCAAACTCACCTCATCTGAAGTTGGGAGAATTAGAAGGCATCCCGTTCCTATGTTTCAGAAAAGGCTGCGGATACCGGGCACGTCTGGAAACATGGTACCAGGATCAAAATATCAGTCCTCAAAAAGTGATGGAGTTTGGTACACTGGAAACGATTATACGCAGTGTTTCAATGGGACTAGGGGTTTCATTTGTCCCAAAGTCAGCTGTTGCACATCTGGAGCAGAGCGGGACTATTTATTGTCACTCATTGCCAAGTGAGTATAGTAAAGTAAAGACGGTCTTTATTAGGAGAGCGGATTCCTATTTGACGGCAACGATTGAAAAGTTTATTGAAACAATTCAACATAATAGACAAATCGTATAA
- a CDS encoding transporter, whose protein sequence is MKNNVLIGSILCFIAAVSWGAMFPVAHGAFKHIDPFYFTIFRYGAVTIILIALLLWKEGKRAFRMEGKGLQLWFFGTMAFTVYNLLIFWGEDLLGQSGVMTASIMESLMPMISIVISWMIFKHRPSLFTLLCVLLSFIGAVLVITKGDLQAFLGTTGQFIPSLFIFIAVVGWVIYTMGANEFSHWSALRYSTLSCLLGTVTALFVTLGATMFGTLSVPAVNDVVAVGPHLLFMIIFPGVIALLGWNIGVNYLSPLNALLFINFVPVTTLFISIIQGNAVTVFDIVGTVLIIIALLSNNIYVRMLDKKKANHTMQSTWSEGIS, encoded by the coding sequence TTGAAAAATAATGTTCTAATCGGTTCTATTCTATGTTTTATAGCTGCAGTATCATGGGGGGCAATGTTTCCGGTAGCCCATGGTGCATTTAAACATATAGATCCATTCTACTTCACCATTTTTAGATATGGCGCAGTGACGATTATTTTAATTGCACTGCTGTTATGGAAGGAAGGAAAGAGAGCTTTCCGTATGGAAGGAAAAGGCCTGCAGCTTTGGTTTTTCGGTACGATGGCCTTTACAGTTTATAATTTGCTTATTTTCTGGGGCGAGGATTTACTCGGACAATCCGGTGTTATGACGGCCTCTATTATGGAATCACTTATGCCGATGATTTCGATTGTCATCTCATGGATGATTTTTAAACACCGTCCATCGCTGTTTACATTACTATGTGTATTATTATCATTTATCGGTGCGGTATTAGTTATAACAAAAGGCGATCTTCAGGCATTTTTAGGCACGACAGGTCAGTTTATCCCTTCCCTTTTCATCTTTATCGCTGTCGTCGGATGGGTGATTTATACAATGGGCGCCAATGAGTTCAGTCATTGGTCTGCTTTGCGCTATTCTACATTGAGCTGTTTACTTGGAACCGTAACCGCATTATTCGTTACTTTAGGTGCGACAATGTTCGGCACTTTATCTGTGCCAGCTGTAAACGATGTAGTTGCAGTAGGTCCACACTTACTGTTTATGATTATTTTCCCGGGTGTCATTGCATTATTGGGCTGGAACATTGGCGTCAACTACTTGTCACCTTTAAATGCATTACTGTTCATCAATTTCGTTCCTGTCACAACACTATTCATTTCTATTATTCAGGGGAATGCGGTAACGGTGTTTGATATTGTCGGAACAGTGTTGATTATCATTGCGCTTTTATCAAATAATATATATGTAAGAATGCTGGACAAGAAAAAGGCCAATCATACGATGCAATCTACATGGAGTGAAGGGATTTCTTAA
- a CDS encoding phosphate-starvation-inducible protein PsiE — protein sequence MKFLSKPKPFKEIIPKVLQVILNIGLTVLALTLCVMLIIEMVELLKFIFNGQKHEYKYLLAKILVFFLYFEFITMIVKYFKEDYHFPLRYFMYIGITAMLRLIIVEHDSAMDTLIFAGVILILIISYYIINITPRERPIRKT from the coding sequence ATGAAGTTTTTATCCAAACCTAAGCCATTTAAAGAAATTATTCCGAAAGTGCTTCAAGTGATCTTGAATATTGGTTTAACAGTATTGGCGTTAACTCTTTGTGTCATGCTCATCATCGAAATGGTCGAGCTTTTAAAGTTTATATTTAACGGGCAAAAGCATGAATACAAATACTTACTGGCAAAAATTCTAGTATTCTTCCTGTATTTCGAGTTTATCACGATGATTGTGAAATACTTTAAAGAAGACTATCATTTCCCGCTTCGTTATTTTATGTATATCGGAATTACGGCCATGCTCCGTCTCATTATTGTCGAACATGATTCGGCAATGGATACACTCATTTTTGCAGGGGTAATCCTGATTTTAATTATTAGTTACTATATTATTAATATTACACCAAGAGAGCGGCCTATCAGAAAAACATAA
- a CDS encoding transcriptional regulator: MNLHTLRIFTNVAKLGSITEAAKLLHISQPAVTIQIRKLEREIGVKLIEGKGRGIQLTYEGEFLYEQGLRLFHLEEQIDDKFKSFLEKKENIKIASSYISTNYILPPIIAGYKSKNPNIDMYVSLGNVQSVERHVLDYKVDFGFVVQSNIGHEDLSFEKILDIPFWFVVHPAHPLANKKVSIFELSEHDFIYRERGSSTLDLMEAIFYTHNCPLPRFGLQIEGVLESIKVVEAGYGMAIAPACSVKEKLLQGSIARVFVDQVEISQSLFCCTRKVDKVKHPFIQYLKMNLGNLEI; encoded by the coding sequence ATGAATTTACATACGCTACGAATTTTCACAAACGTTGCAAAACTGGGCAGTATTACTGAAGCAGCGAAACTCCTGCATATCAGTCAGCCGGCTGTAACTATACAAATACGCAAACTTGAACGAGAAATCGGAGTGAAACTTATAGAAGGAAAGGGAAGGGGTATTCAGCTTACTTATGAAGGTGAATTTCTTTATGAGCAGGGCTTGCGGTTATTTCATTTGGAAGAACAGATTGATGATAAATTTAAATCCTTTTTGGAAAAGAAAGAGAATATAAAAATCGCTTCGTCTTATATTTCAACCAATTATATTTTGCCGCCAATCATTGCTGGATATAAATCAAAAAATCCAAATATCGATATGTATGTATCGCTTGGAAATGTACAGTCTGTGGAGCGTCATGTTCTTGATTATAAAGTTGATTTTGGTTTTGTTGTGCAAAGCAATATTGGCCATGAAGATTTGTCCTTTGAGAAAATACTGGATATTCCGTTTTGGTTTGTTGTCCATCCAGCACATCCATTAGCAAATAAAAAAGTATCGATTTTTGAGCTAAGTGAGCATGATTTTATTTATAGGGAGCGAGGCAGTTCAACACTGGATTTAATGGAGGCTATTTTTTATACGCATAATTGCCCGTTACCGAGATTTGGCTTACAAATAGAAGGTGTACTGGAATCGATTAAAGTTGTGGAAGCCGGTTATGGAATGGCAATCGCACCAGCATGCAGTGTTAAGGAAAAACTATTGCAAGGCAGCATTGCACGCGTCTTTGTCGATCAAGTGGAAATCAGCCAGAGCTTGTTTTGCTGTACAAGAAAAGTGGATAAGGTGAAGCATCCGTTTATTCAATATTTGAAAATGAATCTGGGCAATTTAGAAATTTAA
- a CDS encoding permease, with translation MENLFIEWLSIDGLILFAIGILASIVGVMFGAAGFVLLPSLLLVGIPIHATVAINKFATGISSFSTVIVLTLKKRVQLKKMIPFMLIAAIGGISGAFLATRLAEHTMNIVACIVLIVMFFFLIKSKKKEVINEQSDIEKKTNLIAPFFISIYDGGLGTGSALLNITYFLKKQVSYVMAAEMTRFLMFASCTTAFLFYLFYGIVNWGVAVPVAVGSIVGSHIGLKIIPYLKGKWVEILLPIIFFLLIIQVISDLLF, from the coding sequence TTGGAGAACTTATTTATAGAGTGGCTATCCATAGATGGGCTCATTTTATTCGCAATCGGCATCCTTGCTTCCATTGTAGGGGTCATGTTTGGGGCTGCAGGATTTGTATTGCTTCCTTCCTTATTGTTAGTAGGCATTCCGATTCATGCGACTGTCGCAATTAATAAATTTGCAACAGGCATATCTTCATTTTCGACGGTTATTGTTCTGACGTTGAAAAAAAGAGTACAACTGAAAAAAATGATTCCATTTATGCTGATTGCAGCAATTGGCGGTATAAGCGGGGCATTTTTAGCAACAAGATTGGCGGAACATACGATGAATATTGTTGCATGTATTGTTTTAATCGTAATGTTCTTTTTTCTTATTAAAAGTAAAAAGAAAGAAGTTATTAATGAGCAGTCCGACATCGAAAAGAAAACTAATTTAATTGCACCTTTTTTTATTAGTATTTATGATGGTGGGCTTGGAACAGGTTCTGCACTGCTAAACATTACATATTTTCTGAAGAAACAAGTCAGCTATGTAATGGCTGCAGAAATGACTCGTTTTTTAATGTTTGCAAGCTGCACAACTGCTTTTTTATTTTACCTGTTCTATGGCATCGTTAATTGGGGTGTTGCTGTTCCTGTAGCTGTCGGATCGATTGTTGGCTCCCATATCGGTCTAAAAATCATTCCTTATCTAAAAGGGAAATGGGTTGAGATTTTGCTTCCTATTATATTTTTCCTGTTAATTATCCAAGTAATATCGGATTTACTTTTCTAA
- a CDS encoding glutathionylspermidine synthase: protein MTNSERRKFYASIDRFWADLYNEEYALYDVYEVTEEEVEKIRIATECAGKIFFKTAHLLRNLPDEALIEMGYPEETIPILRLKTLEAESVIARFDFIAHNGGYKCIEMNADTPTFIKELFVVNGQICKAFGMENPNNEMEEMLKSMVRKSVAQSIFSPDAHIVFTAHDDNIEDYYTTLYIMQFVPGAKFTPLHQLQIQKGVGLFDEDGKRIDLLYRPTFPIENLIQDEDDAQNRIGLWLMELVEQDLLTILNPPSAFLLQNKAVQAIIWGLHEERNAFFTTEEHEWIAEYFLPTYLEDSLFIEKGIRYVKKPVFGREGDTVEIFDEDGQLIKEDIHKSYHHYPKVYQQFIEQPKTTFRSEKGRQTGELLVGSFLISGKPAAIGLRVGGMITNNLSYYLPIGM, encoded by the coding sequence ATGACGAACAGCGAGCGCAGGAAATTTTATGCAAGTATTGACCGGTTTTGGGCCGATTTATATAACGAGGAATATGCTCTCTATGACGTTTATGAAGTAACAGAAGAAGAAGTAGAAAAAATTCGCATAGCTACTGAATGTGCAGGGAAAATCTTTTTTAAAACAGCCCATTTATTACGCAATCTTCCGGATGAAGCACTGATTGAAATGGGCTATCCAGAAGAAACGATTCCTATTCTGCGCCTGAAAACACTGGAAGCGGAAAGTGTTATTGCGCGTTTTGATTTTATTGCTCATAATGGCGGCTATAAATGTATTGAAATGAATGCTGATACACCTACGTTCATCAAGGAGTTATTTGTTGTAAACGGTCAAATCTGTAAAGCATTCGGCATGGAAAATCCGAATAATGAAATGGAAGAGATGTTAAAAAGCATGGTGAGGAAAAGTGTTGCCCAAAGTATATTTTCCCCTGATGCACATATCGTTTTTACCGCACACGATGATAATATAGAAGATTATTATACTACTCTTTACATAATGCAATTTGTGCCCGGAGCAAAGTTTACTCCTTTACACCAATTGCAAATACAGAAGGGTGTCGGGTTGTTCGATGAGGATGGAAAGCGGATCGACTTGCTGTATCGTCCAACATTTCCGATAGAAAATTTAATTCAGGACGAAGATGATGCGCAGAATCGAATAGGATTGTGGCTAATGGAACTGGTAGAGCAGGATTTGCTGACAATCCTTAACCCACCCTCGGCATTTTTATTGCAAAACAAAGCAGTACAAGCCATCATCTGGGGCTTGCACGAAGAACGAAATGCATTTTTTACGACGGAAGAGCATGAATGGATTGCCGAATATTTTTTGCCGACCTATTTGGAAGATAGCCTGTTTATCGAAAAAGGAATCCGCTATGTAAAGAAACCCGTATTTGGCCGGGAGGGAGATACGGTAGAAATATTTGATGAAGACGGACAGCTTATAAAAGAAGATATCCATAAATCGTATCATCACTATCCAAAAGTGTACCAGCAATTCATCGAGCAGCCGAAAACAACTTTCCGAAGCGAAAAGGGAAGACAAACAGGTGAATTGCTGGTCGGCAGTTTTTTAATAAGCGGAAAGCCGGCAGCAATAGGGTTGCGTGTTGGCGGGATGATCACAAACAATTTATCGTATTATTTACCGATTGGAATGTAA
- a CDS encoding RNA helicase, which yields MKRLIYYVEKGNGHYEPFYEYTETNVGIDEFYARQLCTYFIMRGTQYELVSNEMEEDVEVLVLKEMGRNLSGEDEKNFRERGIHIEFRSPNERENYRLLSRIPCDTHFEVIRYLLKNVVDIPSIGQMLVTSTEIDEDRGVYVIYVTEMKVS from the coding sequence ATGAAGCGGTTAATTTACTATGTTGAAAAAGGAAATGGTCATTATGAGCCGTTTTATGAATATACGGAAACAAATGTAGGGATCGATGAATTTTACGCAAGGCAGCTTTGCACGTATTTTATTATGCGCGGTACACAGTATGAGCTTGTATCGAATGAGATGGAAGAAGATGTGGAAGTCCTTGTGCTAAAGGAGATGGGCCGCAATTTATCCGGTGAGGATGAGAAAAACTTTCGTGAGCGGGGTATACATATCGAGTTTAGAAGCCCAAACGAACGTGAAAATTATCGTCTGTTGTCACGTATTCCTTGTGATACGCATTTTGAAGTGATCCGCTATTTACTGAAAAACGTAGTAGATATACCATCGATTGGACAAATGCTTGTTACTTCAACAGAGATTGATGAAGATCGTGGTGTCTACGTGATTTATGTTACCGAGATGAAAGTGAGCTGA
- a CDS encoding surface protein, protein MNGYLNFLSYLGVSLGLLIIGMVLFALSTPKIKEFQLIAQRNVAAAMLMGGKVVGLAIVLGAAAEYSISLMDMAIWGVIGIVAQVIVFFLAEIITIRFSIQKAIEEDNRAVGTMLLSLSIAVGLIVAKCISY, encoded by the coding sequence ATGAATGGGTATTTGAATTTTTTATCATATCTGGGCGTGTCATTAGGTTTATTAATTATCGGTATGGTGCTGTTTGCGCTCAGTACACCGAAAATTAAAGAGTTTCAGTTAATTGCACAAAGGAATGTCGCAGCCGCAATGTTAATGGGCGGTAAAGTAGTGGGTCTGGCAATCGTATTAGGTGCAGCGGCAGAGTATTCAATATCATTAATGGATATGGCTATTTGGGGTGTGATTGGAATTGTAGCGCAGGTAATAGTGTTTTTCCTGGCTGAAATTATAACAATCCGCTTCAGCATTCAAAAGGCGATTGAGGAAGATAACCGTGCAGTCGGAACAATGTTATTATCGTTATCAATTGCAGTCGGGTTGATAGTTGCGAAATGCATATCTTATTAA
- a CDS encoding SAM-dependent methyltransferase has protein sequence MIAYYYDQLHTWGKEDEYFMELLQLSKAKKIADLGCGTGRVTIELAKTGYEVTGIDPNEEAVHRAQSKENAELVSWIIGDSKSLTINSYDAVTMTANVAQVFITEESWSNVLQDVFTALKPGGQFIFDARNPQARAWEEWQKDETVDQLQDIYTLDLLLYWDEYEGLDRNVFTFYEKIKNVNTGITHEAKVQLIFRSLEEISSALKKAGFTTVNAYEDFTFQTATNQAKSFIFHCVK, from the coding sequence ATGATTGCCTATTATTACGACCAGCTTCATACATGGGGAAAAGAAGATGAATACTTTATGGAGCTTCTACAATTATCAAAAGCTAAAAAAATTGCCGATCTAGGCTGCGGTACTGGGCGGGTAACGATTGAACTGGCAAAGACCGGCTATGAAGTGACTGGAATCGACCCTAATGAAGAAGCCGTTCATAGAGCTCAAAGTAAGGAAAATGCTGAATTGGTTTCATGGATCATTGGTGATAGTAAGAGCTTAACAATTAATTCATATGATGCAGTTACCATGACAGCGAATGTGGCACAGGTTTTTATTACAGAAGAGAGCTGGAGTAATGTTTTACAGGATGTATTTACAGCTTTAAAGCCTGGCGGACAATTTATTTTTGATGCACGGAACCCCCAAGCAAGAGCATGGGAAGAGTGGCAAAAAGATGAGACAGTAGACCAGCTTCAAGATATCTATACCCTAGACCTGTTGCTGTATTGGGATGAATATGAAGGGTTAGATCGAAATGTTTTTACGTTTTATGAAAAGATTAAAAATGTTAATACAGGTATTACGCACGAAGCAAAGGTCCAGTTAATTTTTCGAAGCCTAGAGGAAATTTCATCCGCACTTAAAAAGGCAGGCTTTACAACTGTGAACGCTTATGAAGACTTTACGTTTCAAACAGCTACAAATCAGGCAAAGTCGTTTATATTTCATTGTGTAAAATGA
- a CDS encoding ATPase — MGKEFWIPLLASFATIAVLYFIGYVANLDFLIFKISLSYTEIALLPIFVGAAVGIITERMLKRKAGEVK, encoded by the coding sequence ATGGGAAAAGAATTTTGGATTCCATTACTTGCCTCTTTTGCAACAATAGCTGTTTTATATTTTATCGGTTATGTAGCTAACTTAGATTTTCTGATTTTTAAAATTTCCCTCTCATATACGGAGATTGCTTTACTGCCAATCTTTGTAGGTGCAGCAGTAGGAATAATAACTGAACGGATGCTCAAAAGGAAAGCAGGGGAAGTTAAATGA